The segment ATGCGAAAATGGTGAACAGGCCTGTTTTGAATGTTTATTTGAGCGGGAAAAATTAGGTAATTCAGGATTGGGCAATGGTGTTGCCATGCCTAAAGCCAAGTTACCTGCTACTGTGTCAGATAAAATCCTAACGGTATTTATGCAATTAGAAACGCCTGTTGAATATGATGCGGCTGATAATAAACCGGTGGATATCGTTTTTGCTGTGCTTGTACCTGAAAATCTCTGCCAAGAATATATTCCTGTTCTCGCAGAACTCAATGAAAAATTAACGGATAAAAACTTAATTAAACAACTTCGTTCAGCACAAAGTGCGGATGAAATTTGGCAAATTTTTGAATGTGCCGATCATTCAGAGGAATCTGAAGACGACACAAATTTAGATAATATTGAACCTCAAGAGGTATAACCTAACCGACTAACCATAAGGAATCACGCAGATGGAAATTATTATTATCAGCGGTCGCTCTGGTGCGGGGAAATCTGTCGCATTACGAGCTTTGGAAGATATGGGCTATTATTGCGTGGATAATCTCCCTCTCGATTTACTTCCTCAACTCACCAATATTCTCGCCAAAACTCAAACAGCTGTTGCCATCAGTCTTGATATTCGAAATCTTCCTCATTCAAGTGCTGATTTAGACAAGATTCTGACAGATATTCAAGCCACTTATTCTGTCAAAATCATCTTTCTGGACAGCGATCGTAGTACACTTATTCGTCGTTACAGCGATTCACGTCGTCTTCATCCACTTTCAGCACAAGATCTCCCACTTGAATCAGCGATTGATTTAGAATATCAGCAACTTGAACCGTTAATTCAACATGCTAATTTTATTATTGATACCGCACCTCTTTCTACTCATTCGTTATCTGAACGTTTAAGAGAGGTTTTACGGGGTAATACAGATAAAGAGCTTAAAATCGTGGTTGAATCGTTTGGCTTTAAATATGGCATTCCGCTTGATGCCGATTATGTCTTTGATGTGCGTTTTCTACCTAACCCGCACTGGGATCCAGAACTTCGTCCAATGACAGGGCTTGATGAACCCGTTGCACAATTTTTACTTGCACATGATGAAGTGAATAATTTTATCTACCAAACGCGTAATTACATTGAAACGTGGTTACCGATGTTAGAGCAAAATAATCGAAGCTATTTAACCATTGCCATTGGTTGTACGGGTGGCAAACATCGTTCTGTTTACATCGCTCAACAAATTGGTGAATATTTCCAAGCCAAAGGCAAGAATGTGAAAATTCAACATAAATCCTTGGAAAAGAATTAATCAAACCATAAAAAAACGCAGCGACTTGCTGCGTTTTTATTAAACCACATACTGCTCAAAAATCTCAGGCAAATGTGCAATTAACGTTTCTTTTCCAGCCACGGTTTCATGCTGCCAAACCTGCAATAGCACATCTGGCGTAAATAATCGTGATGCCTGCTCTGCCAACGGTAAATAGCTAATATGCCAAGGCTCTCGGCCAATTTTTTTACCTTCTGGCTGACTGATAAATGGCAAAGCAAAATCAAAGTGCGGTAGATTTTCAGTAAGAAATTCACTAAGTTCAAAAAAATAACCACCCTTTTCATATTCCCAAGGTTCAAGTTGTAAA is part of the Haemophilus parainfluenzae ATCC 33392 genome and harbors:
- the ptsN gene encoding PTS IIA-like nitrogen regulatory protein PtsN; translated protein: MKFTTLLSPDDIRQGVAFSSKKRLFESIAAFVVEKLQCENGEQACFECLFEREKLGNSGLGNGVAMPKAKLPATVSDKILTVFMQLETPVEYDAADNKPVDIVFAVLVPENLCQEYIPVLAELNEKLTDKNLIKQLRSAQSADEIWQIFECADHSEESEDDTNLDNIEPQEV
- the rapZ gene encoding RNase adapter RapZ, with translation MEIIIISGRSGAGKSVALRALEDMGYYCVDNLPLDLLPQLTNILAKTQTAVAISLDIRNLPHSSADLDKILTDIQATYSVKIIFLDSDRSTLIRRYSDSRRLHPLSAQDLPLESAIDLEYQQLEPLIQHANFIIDTAPLSTHSLSERLREVLRGNTDKELKIVVESFGFKYGIPLDADYVFDVRFLPNPHWDPELRPMTGLDEPVAQFLLAHDEVNNFIYQTRNYIETWLPMLEQNNRSYLTIAIGCTGGKHRSVYIAQQIGEYFQAKGKNVKIQHKSLEKN